A window of the Oscillospiraceae bacterium NTUH-002-81 genome harbors these coding sequences:
- a CDS encoding amidohydrolase family protein: MKLIRGKYLFADVTNEKDGILTDGAVLVDGEKIAEVGSYSDLKQRFPQAEELGGEKDLVMPGIIDAHTHGRGLSYIQKGIPFDYLENCIFSWMGAVDLPADLNAQLMAVRHIRNGSTMMNMIDNLPLFDENVVDRAKTTVENYGKTGIRCAYAPGIKDVNALANDDEAFYETLPPHLQKTVHDMVFFDKTAAQDYFVEAFREMRNSLHSDMTNIILGPTWAHGCTDAFYEKLRRLSEEYGGLPMHIHTLQTPYQREYGERKYGKSLLAHMKDCGIVDEHLVLGHAVYLTESDMELLGEAHASVTHHPSCNLLMRNGIAPVWYMLQHGVNVALGIDEKQLADDEDVLEELRMIYALHRVPDYDMAHTPALTPFQVLAMGTTNAARTVGLDGKLGKLQKGQLADLIVVDTHHMTEDPWTAPDADIRSLFIHRAQGRFVKDVIINGEIVMRDRKLTKIDVDGLYGEVRAYMEHAWRKEPTRYQLDMREVREYYHKWVEGKVQTSDDVFYQVNAR, translated from the coding sequence ATGAAATTAATTCGAGGGAAATACCTATTTGCAGACGTAACCAATGAGAAAGACGGCATCCTGACAGACGGTGCCGTTCTGGTGGATGGGGAAAAGATCGCGGAGGTGGGAAGCTATAGCGACTTGAAACAGCGTTTCCCCCAGGCGGAAGAGCTGGGCGGGGAGAAGGATCTGGTAATGCCTGGCATCATTGACGCCCACACCCATGGCCGGGGGCTCTCCTATATTCAGAAAGGCATCCCCTTTGATTATCTGGAAAACTGCATTTTCTCCTGGATGGGGGCGGTGGATCTTCCGGCAGATCTGAATGCCCAGCTCATGGCGGTGCGCCATATCCGAAACGGCAGCACCATGATGAACATGATCGACAATCTGCCTTTATTTGATGAGAACGTGGTTGACCGGGCGAAAACCACCGTGGAAAACTATGGAAAAACCGGCATCCGCTGTGCCTATGCGCCGGGCATCAAGGACGTAAATGCGCTGGCAAACGATGATGAAGCCTTTTATGAGACACTGCCGCCGCATTTGCAGAAAACGGTACATGATATGGTGTTTTTTGATAAAACCGCGGCCCAGGATTATTTTGTGGAAGCCTTTCGGGAAATGCGGAACAGTTTGCACAGCGACATGACCAACATCATCCTCGGCCCCACCTGGGCCCATGGCTGCACCGACGCTTTTTACGAGAAACTGCGCCGCCTGTCTGAGGAATACGGCGGTCTGCCCATGCATATCCACACCCTCCAGACGCCTTACCAGCGGGAATATGGGGAGCGAAAATATGGCAAAAGCCTGCTGGCACATATGAAGGACTGCGGCATTGTGGACGAGCATCTGGTGCTGGGGCATGCGGTATACTTAACAGAAAGTGATATGGAGCTGCTGGGTGAGGCCCATGCTTCCGTTACCCACCATCCCAGCTGCAACCTGCTCATGCGAAACGGCATTGCACCGGTGTGGTACATGCTGCAGCATGGCGTCAACGTGGCGCTGGGCATCGATGAAAAGCAGCTGGCAGATGATGAGGATGTGCTGGAAGAACTGCGGATGATCTATGCGCTTCATCGGGTACCGGACTATGACATGGCCCATACTCCGGCGCTGACTCCATTTCAGGTTCTTGCCATGGGTACAACCAACGCCGCCCGCACGGTAGGGTTAGATGGGAAACTGGGCAAATTGCAGAAGGGCCAGCTGGCCGACCTGATTGTTGTGGACACCCATCACATGACGGAAGATCCCTGGACAGCGCCGGATGCAGATATCCGAAGCCTCTTTATCCATCGTGCCCAGGGCCGTTTTGTGAAAGATGTGATCATCAACGGGGAGATCGTCATGCGTGACCGAAAGCTGACGAAAATAGACGTAGATGGTCTTTACGGAGAGGTGCGGGCATACATGGAGCATGCCTGGAGAAAAGAACCCACGCGCTATCAGCTGGATATGCGGGAAGTCCGGGAATATTACCACAAATGGGTGGAAGGAAAGGTACAGACCAGTGACGATGTATTCTACCAGGTGAATGCCCGGTAG
- a CDS encoding YoaK family protein codes for MRCRDFGGAFTYLLRGNTFCNAQTANVVLLGLAVGAANWKQARYYLIPISAYMLGAFVSELCPNPVKHRLRIRWESMLLAIEMAFIVGLGFLPESAPVQISQVAINFIASMQYNTFRQAQGTPMATTFVTNHIRQVGIGLARELRHMNREDKSHRLAWRKHVCMLLSFFGGVVAGTVLCDLWSGKAIWATLLPLAILEGLFLKEDRSLGKENLERKPHGH; via the coding sequence TTGCGGTGTCGGGATTTTGGGGGTGCGTTTACTTACCTGCTGCGGGGCAACACATTCTGCAACGCCCAGACGGCCAATGTGGTGTTGTTGGGCCTGGCTGTGGGGGCTGCCAACTGGAAACAGGCGCGGTATTATCTGATCCCGATTTCTGCCTATATGCTGGGTGCGTTTGTCTCGGAGCTCTGTCCGAATCCGGTGAAGCATCGCTTGCGGATCCGCTGGGAGAGCATGCTGCTGGCCATTGAGATGGCATTTATTGTGGGGCTGGGATTTTTGCCGGAGTCAGCGCCGGTACAGATTTCTCAGGTGGCCATCAATTTCATTGCCTCCATGCAGTACAATACGTTCCGGCAGGCGCAGGGGACACCCATGGCCACAACCTTTGTGACAAATCATATCCGTCAGGTAGGCATTGGACTGGCAAGGGAACTGCGGCACATGAACCGGGAAGATAAAAGCCATCGGCTGGCGTGGCGTAAGCATGTGTGTATGCTGCTCAGTTTTTTCGGTGGCGTGGTGGCCGGTACGGTGCTCTGTGATCTCTGGTCCGGAAAGGCCATCTGGGCCACGCTGCTCCCGCTGGCGATTCTGGAAGGACTGTTCCTGAAAGAGGACAGGAGTCTGGGAAAAGAAAATCTGGAGCGAAAGCCTCACGGACACTGA
- a CDS encoding TIGR01906 family membrane protein, protein MKKIYGILSIVSALALIVCMLISSLDLVAYYEPGFYEKEYRKYNVQEPLKMEITDILYVTDEMMDYLKGYRADLVVETTVDGKEREFFNDREKSHMADVRDLFLGGIRLRRLLLLLVIAIVGTLVCMDEHPFRRLSKGYLIGGGVFLAALGAFAAYASQDFTRAFTQFHHVFFNNDLWLLDPKTDLLINMLPEGFFTDFAIHMGVIFAGMLVVLAVVCIVFLIVTRQKKGCGKGRYLLE, encoded by the coding sequence ATGAAAAAGATATATGGCATTTTGAGTATCGTATCGGCGCTGGCCCTGATCGTGTGTATGCTGATCTCCAGCCTGGATCTGGTGGCATATTATGAACCGGGCTTTTATGAGAAGGAGTACCGGAAATATAACGTGCAGGAACCATTGAAAATGGAAATAACGGATATTCTCTATGTGACCGATGAAATGATGGATTACCTGAAGGGCTACCGGGCAGACCTGGTGGTGGAGACAACGGTAGACGGGAAAGAGCGGGAGTTTTTCAATGACCGGGAGAAGTCCCACATGGCGGATGTGCGGGATCTGTTTCTGGGTGGGATCCGCCTGCGCCGCCTGCTGCTTTTGCTGGTGATCGCCATTGTGGGAACGCTTGTGTGTATGGACGAGCATCCGTTCCGGCGGCTGTCGAAAGGGTATCTCATCGGCGGCGGGGTATTTCTGGCGGCGCTGGGGGCGTTTGCGGCCTATGCCAGTCAGGATTTTACCCGGGCATTTACCCAGTTTCACCATGTTTTTTTCAACAATGACCTGTGGCTACTGGATCCGAAGACCGATCTGCTCATCAACATGCTGCCGGAAGGCTTTTTCACGGATTTTGCCATCCACATGGGCGTGATATTTGCGGGCATGCTGGTGGTGCTGGCCGTTGTGTGCATCGTTTTTCTGATCGTGACCCGGCAGAAAAAAGGGTGTGGCAAAGGAAGATATTTATTAGAATAA
- a CDS encoding rubrerythrin family protein, with product MANKYAGTQTEKNLRAAFSGESEARNKYTFFASVAKKEGYEQISALFQKTADNEKEHAKMWFKELQGIGDTAQNLLHAAEGENYEWTDMYDDFARTAEAEGFPELANKFRMVGEIEKHHEERYRALLHNVEMKEVFAKSEVKVWECRNCGHIVVGTAAPEVCPVCAHPQSYFEVHAENY from the coding sequence ATGGCAAACAAATATGCAGGAACACAGACAGAGAAGAATTTAAGAGCAGCTTTTTCAGGAGAATCTGAGGCAAGAAACAAATATACATTCTTTGCTTCCGTAGCGAAGAAAGAGGGATATGAGCAGATTTCCGCCCTGTTCCAGAAGACCGCAGACAACGAGAAGGAGCATGCGAAGATGTGGTTCAAGGAGCTGCAGGGCATCGGGGATACCGCACAGAATCTGCTTCACGCCGCAGAGGGTGAGAACTATGAGTGGACAGATATGTATGATGATTTTGCCAGGACCGCAGAGGCAGAAGGTTTCCCGGAGCTGGCGAATAAGTTCCGCATGGTAGGCGAGATCGAGAAGCATCACGAGGAGCGGTATCGCGCACTGCTGCACAATGTGGAGATGAAGGAAGTATTTGCCAAGAGCGAAGTGAAGGTATGGGAGTGCCGCAACTGCGGACATATCGTGGTTGGCACAGCTGCACCGGAGGTTTGCCCGGTATGTGCACATCCCCAGAGCTACTTTGAGGTACATGCAGAGAACTATTAA
- a CDS encoding ATP-binding cassette domain-containing protein — MISTSNVTLRVGKKALFEDVNIKFTEGNCYGLIGANGAGKSTFLRILSGQLEPTSGEVIITPGQRLSFLQQDHFKYDQYSVMDTVIMGNARLYEIMKEKEAIYMKEDFSDEDGIRASELEGEFADMNGWEAESDAATLLNGLGVDTELHYNQMADMPGNLKVKVLLAQALFGNPDILLLDEPTNHLDLDAIAWLEEFLINFENTVIVVSHDRYFLNKVCTQIADIDYAKIQLYAGNYDFWYESSQLMIKQMKEANKKKEEKIKELQEFISRFSANASKSKQATSRKKALEKIQLDEIKPSSRKYPYIDFRPNREIGNEVLTVENLSKTIDGVKVLDNISFIMGHDDKIAFVGSNEFAKTTLFRILAGELEPDEGTYKWGVTTSQCYFPKDNSHEFNNDDTIVDWLTQYSEIKDATYVRGFLGRMLFAGEDGVKKVKVLSGGEKVRCMLSKLMISGANCLLLDEPTDHLDMESITALNNGLIKFPGVLLFSSRDHQIVQTTANRIIEILPNGRIIDKITTYDEYLESDEMARKRTTYTVENTDDVEPEENDEEA; from the coding sequence ATGATAAGTACAAGCAACGTTACCCTGCGCGTAGGCAAAAAAGCGCTTTTTGAAGATGTTAATATCAAGTTCACGGAAGGCAACTGCTATGGCCTCATCGGTGCAAACGGTGCCGGAAAATCCACATTTTTACGGATCCTGTCCGGTCAGCTGGAGCCCACAAGCGGCGAAGTCATCATCACGCCCGGTCAGCGGCTTTCCTTTTTACAGCAGGACCATTTCAAATATGACCAGTATTCCGTTATGGATACCGTTATCATGGGAAATGCCCGTCTGTATGAGATCATGAAAGAAAAAGAAGCCATCTACATGAAGGAGGATTTCAGCGACGAGGACGGCATCCGTGCCAGTGAGCTGGAGGGCGAATTCGCCGACATGAACGGCTGGGAAGCAGAGTCTGACGCTGCCACCCTGTTAAACGGCCTCGGTGTGGACACCGAGCTTCATTACAATCAGATGGCCGATATGCCCGGCAACCTGAAAGTGAAGGTGCTGCTGGCCCAGGCGCTGTTCGGCAACCCGGACATCCTTCTGCTGGATGAGCCTACCAACCACCTAGATCTGGACGCCATCGCCTGGCTGGAAGAGTTCCTCATCAACTTTGAGAACACGGTCATTGTCGTTTCCCACGACCGTTACTTCCTGAACAAGGTTTGTACCCAGATCGCCGATATCGACTATGCCAAGATCCAGCTTTACGCCGGCAACTACGACTTCTGGTACGAGTCCAGCCAGCTGATGATCAAGCAGATGAAGGAAGCCAACAAGAAGAAGGAAGAGAAGATCAAGGAGCTGCAGGAGTTCATCTCCCGGTTCAGCGCCAATGCTTCCAAGTCCAAACAGGCAACCTCCCGTAAAAAAGCCCTGGAGAAAATCCAGCTGGATGAGATCAAACCTTCCAGCCGGAAATATCCTTACATTGATTTCCGTCCCAACCGCGAGATCGGCAACGAAGTGCTGACTGTCGAGAACTTAAGTAAGACCATTGACGGCGTGAAAGTGCTGGATAACATTTCCTTTATCATGGGCCACGACGACAAGATTGCTTTCGTCGGCAGCAACGAGTTTGCCAAGACAACGCTGTTCCGCATTCTGGCCGGAGAGCTGGAGCCGGATGAGGGCACATACAAATGGGGCGTGACTACCAGCCAGTGCTATTTCCCCAAGGATAACTCCCACGAGTTCAACAACGACGATACCATCGTTGACTGGCTGACCCAGTACTCCGAGATCAAGGATGCCACCTATGTCCGCGGCTTTCTGGGCCGTATGCTTTTCGCCGGAGAAGACGGCGTGAAGAAGGTAAAGGTACTCTCCGGTGGCGAGAAAGTGCGCTGTATGCTCAGCAAACTCATGATCTCCGGTGCCAACTGCCTGCTCCTCGACGAGCCCACCGACCATCTGGACATGGAGTCCATCACTGCCTTGAACAACGGCCTCATCAAGTTCCCGGGCGTGCTGCTGTTCTCCTCCCGTGACCACCAGATCGTCCAGACCACCGCAAACCGGATCATCGAGATCCTGCCCAACGGCCGCATCATCGACAAGATCACCACATACGACGAGTATCTGGAAAGCGACGAGATGGCAAGGAAGAGAACGACCTACACCGTTGAAAATACCGACGATGTGGAGCCGGAGGAAAACGACGAAGAAGCTTAA
- a CDS encoding nucleotidyltransferase domain-containing protein, translated as MPKQIEELLKVYRGELESATDYRIKKVILYGSYARGDFRPDSDIDVMVLVDTDREGVSALEKENLRCYV; from the coding sequence ATGCCAAAGCAAATAGAAGAGCTGTTAAAAGTGTATCGGGGAGAACTGGAAAGTGCAACGGACTACAGGATAAAAAAGGTGATTCTGTATGGATCTTATGCCCGTGGAGATTTTCGACCGGATTCCGATATAGACGTGATGGTGCTTGTTGACACAGACAGAGAAGGTGTCAGCGCCCTGGAAAAAGAAAATTTGCGATGTTACGTATGA
- a CDS encoding SGNH/GDSL hydrolase family protein produces the protein MERKRIVCFGDSNTWGYDPGTAERFPEDVRWTGLLAQKLGETYRIIEEGQNGRTIATEDPCEGEKNGMRSLVPCMESQKPFDLLIIMLGTNDLKRKFQYCAMDVAGEMELMAEKITNYLRFHMKGNPQVLLISPVHIGENITRSRLGDLFGYERSRQVSLELADWYRQIAEIHGFGFLDAAQFARAGQIDSVHLEADGHRALAEAVEDWVRTHLK, from the coding sequence ATGGAAAGAAAAAGAATTGTCTGCTTCGGAGATTCCAACACCTGGGGATACGATCCGGGGACCGCTGAGCGGTTCCCGGAGGATGTCCGCTGGACGGGACTTTTGGCGCAGAAACTGGGAGAAACATACAGGATCATTGAGGAAGGACAGAACGGCAGAACGATAGCTACAGAGGATCCCTGCGAGGGAGAGAAAAATGGCATGCGTTCTCTTGTACCCTGCATGGAGAGCCAGAAACCCTTTGATCTTTTGATCATCATGCTGGGTACCAATGATCTGAAGCGCAAGTTCCAGTACTGTGCCATGGATGTGGCCGGAGAAATGGAGCTTATGGCAGAGAAGATCACGAACTACCTTCGTTTTCATATGAAAGGCAATCCGCAGGTGCTGCTCATTTCCCCTGTGCATATCGGAGAGAACATTACCCGTTCCCGGCTGGGCGATCTGTTCGGCTATGAACGATCCCGGCAGGTGTCCCTGGAGCTGGCTGACTGGTATCGGCAGATCGCCGAGATCCATGGCTTCGGTTTTCTGGATGCGGCACAATTTGCCCGGGCAGGCCAGATCGACAGCGTGCATCTGGAAGCGGACGGTCATCGGGCGCTGGCGGAAGCTGTCGAAGATTGGGTGAGAACGCATCTGAAATAG
- the sdaAB gene encoding L-serine ammonia-lyase, iron-sulfur-dependent subunit beta — protein sequence MNLFDIVGPVMVGPSSSHTAGAVRIGYISRRLLGEPVKKAQILLYGSFLATGKGHGTDRAIIAGLLGMKPDDMRIPDSMELAEKAGMEVSFGEAKCKDAHPNTAQLILTGTDGNTLEIEAASLGGGRIQVCKIDGIETNFCGDYPTLIVHNLDQPGHVTEVTSMLAHKAVNIATMQLYRDARGGNAVMVLECDQEIPEESVRWLRHLEGIMKVTYLSLEEEKDEF from the coding sequence ATGAACCTTTTTGACATTGTGGGGCCGGTGATGGTGGGGCCGTCCAGCTCCCACACGGCCGGGGCGGTGCGTATCGGATATATTTCCAGAAGACTGCTGGGGGAGCCGGTGAAGAAAGCACAGATCCTGCTGTATGGGTCTTTTCTGGCAACGGGGAAGGGCCATGGCACGGACCGGGCCATCATTGCCGGGCTTCTTGGCATGAAGCCGGACGATATGCGCATCCCGGACAGCATGGAGCTGGCCGAAAAGGCGGGCATGGAGGTTTCCTTCGGGGAGGCCAAGTGTAAGGACGCCCATCCCAATACGGCGCAGCTCATCCTCACCGGCACCGACGGCAATACGCTGGAGATAGAAGCTGCTTCTCTGGGCGGCGGCCGGATCCAGGTCTGTAAGATCGACGGCATCGAGACGAATTTCTGCGGCGATTATCCGACGCTCATCGTGCACAATCTGGATCAGCCGGGGCATGTGACAGAGGTGACGTCCATGCTGGCCCACAAGGCGGTGAACATCGCCACCATGCAGCTGTACCGGGACGCCCGGGGCGGCAACGCGGTGATGGTGCTGGAATGTGACCAGGAGATTCCGGAGGAATCCGTGCGGTGGCTACGGCATCTGGAAGGGATCATGAAGGTGACCTATCTGAGTCTGGAGGAAGAGAAAGATGAGTTTTGA
- a CDS encoding Fic family protein, producing MLENKLGLTTSAELARAEERISKKKAIELFEQGMLDALPAGRFSTLQAIHRYLFSEIYDFAGKIRTVNLAKGNFRFAPLMYLEAALVNIDQMPQANFDEIVEKYVEMNIAHPFREGNGRSMRIWLDHLFKAEIGRVVDWSRVDKEDYLLAMERSPIRDIEIKYLLKNALTDEIHSREMYRKGIDHSYYYEGYTTFKAEEL from the coding sequence ATGCTGGAAAATAAACTGGGACTGACAACTTCTGCAGAGCTTGCCAGAGCGGAAGAGCGGATCAGTAAGAAAAAGGCAATAGAATTATTCGAACAGGGAATGTTGGATGCACTTCCGGCAGGAAGATTTTCTACCTTGCAGGCGATTCATCGATATTTATTTTCAGAGATTTATGATTTCGCAGGGAAGATTCGGACAGTCAATCTTGCCAAAGGGAACTTTCGGTTTGCACCGCTGATGTATCTGGAGGCCGCACTGGTCAATATTGATCAGATGCCGCAGGCCAATTTTGATGAAATCGTAGAGAAATACGTGGAAATGAACATTGCCCATCCTTTTCGGGAAGGGAATGGACGCAGTATGCGGATCTGGCTGGATCATTTATTCAAAGCAGAGATTGGCCGGGTGGTTGACTGGAGCCGGGTGGATAAGGAAGACTATCTGCTGGCAATGGAACGCAGCCCCATCCGAGATATCGAAATCAAATACCTGCTGAAGAATGCCCTGACAGATGAAATCCACAGCCGGGAGATGTATAGGAAAGGCATTGATCACAGCTATTATTATGAAGGATATACGACATTCAAAGCAGAAGAACTTTAA
- a CDS encoding GNAT family N-acetyltransferase has product MAEVIRYLPDEEKNRTRALWERIFAEDSERFLDYYYHIKTADNEILVLERDGEILSMLQLNPYRLQLGAAQVEAAYVIAVATDSRYRHQGMMARLLKRAMQDRQAKKQPFLFLMPAAEAIYRPFGFRFIYRQQSMTGVLGALADAAPGMLAENHSPANTGLLQEPKAAHQKGNVDFFESRNFVWKLCSVAEDEMEEVAGLAKQLLSRRHIQVRTVRDAHYYRVLQKECRAEDGDLCWMLQDGRRAGLVAYTCDEAVEIREPLLEKSEQLGGSADGMLSGISSAIVCVWNGSLGSF; this is encoded by the coding sequence ATGGCGGAAGTGATCAGATACCTGCCAGATGAGGAAAAGAACCGGACGCGGGCGCTGTGGGAGCGGATTTTCGCGGAGGACAGCGAACGGTTTCTGGATTATTATTATCATATAAAAACAGCAGATAATGAGATTCTGGTGCTGGAGCGGGATGGAGAGATTCTGTCCATGCTTCAGCTGAATCCTTACCGGCTGCAGCTTGGGGCGGCGCAGGTGGAGGCGGCCTACGTGATCGCGGTGGCGACGGACAGCCGGTATCGGCATCAGGGGATGATGGCGCGGCTGCTAAAGCGGGCCATGCAGGATCGTCAGGCGAAGAAACAGCCCTTTTTGTTTCTGATGCCTGCGGCGGAGGCCATTTACCGGCCCTTTGGATTTCGGTTTATCTACCGGCAACAGAGCATGACGGGGGTACTGGGAGCGCTGGCTGATGCAGCACCTGGAATGCTTGCCGAAAATCACAGCCCTGCGAATACAGGATTGCTGCAGGAACCGAAAGCAGCGCATCAAAAGGGAAATGTGGATTTTTTTGAAAGCAGAAACTTTGTGTGGAAGTTATGTTCCGTGGCAGAAGATGAGATGGAAGAGGTCGCAGGATTGGCGAAACAGCTGCTGTCCCGCAGGCACATTCAGGTGCGCACCGTCCGGGACGCGCACTATTATCGTGTTCTGCAAAAGGAATGTCGGGCGGAGGACGGCGATCTTTGCTGGATGCTGCAGGACGGACGCCGGGCGGGGCTGGTGGCCTATACCTGTGACGAGGCGGTGGAGATCCGGGAGCCGTTGCTGGAGAAGTCAGAGCAGTTAGGGGGAAGCGCTGACGGAATGCTTTCAGGGATTTCATCGGCCATTGTATGTGTATGGAATGGATCTTTGGGATCATTTTGA
- a CDS encoding sugar O-acetyltransferase, whose protein sequence is MTEWEKAQNGYLYDANYDREIVEARTRCADLCYEFNQCRPSDVKRQQELLQQIIGHLKGTPVITAPFACDYGFNISIGENFYTNHNVTILDGARVTFGDNVFIAPNCVFSTAGHAIDSAQRNQGLEIALPITVGDSVWIGANVSVLPGVTIGSNTIIGAGSVVNKDIPDGVIAAGNPCKVIRRITEEDRKKISGFRR, encoded by the coding sequence ATGACAGAATGGGAAAAGGCACAGAACGGGTATTTATACGATGCCAATTATGACAGAGAGATTGTGGAGGCCCGCACCCGATGTGCCGATCTGTGTTATGAATTCAACCAGTGCAGACCGTCGGATGTAAAGCGACAGCAGGAATTATTGCAACAGATCATAGGACATCTGAAAGGAACGCCCGTCATCACAGCTCCTTTTGCCTGTGATTATGGTTTCAACATCTCCATCGGGGAAAATTTTTACACGAATCATAACGTTACTATCCTGGACGGTGCCCGGGTGACCTTTGGGGACAATGTGTTTATCGCCCCCAACTGCGTCTTCTCCACAGCCGGTCACGCCATTGACAGCGCCCAGAGAAATCAGGGTCTGGAGATCGCCCTGCCCATCACTGTGGGGGACAGCGTGTGGATCGGGGCGAATGTGTCCGTTCTGCCGGGCGTCACCATTGGGAGCAATACCATCATCGGTGCCGGGAGCGTGGTCAACAAAGACATCCCGGACGGGGTCATTGCCGCCGGGAATCCCTGTAAAGTGATCCGCAGGATCACAGAAGAAGATCGGAAAAAAATATCCGGTTTTCGGCGGTGA
- the ispF gene encoding 2-C-methyl-D-erythritol 2,4-cyclodiphosphate synthase, which produces MRAGLGYDVHKLVEGRDLILGGVKIPYEKGLLGHSDADVLLHAIMDALLGAAALGDIGRHFPDSDPAYKGISSIKLLEHVGNLLEEHFYVVENIDATIIAQRPKMAPYIEQMRKNIADTLGLDVDQVNVKATTEEGLGFTGTGEGISSQAICSLRKLTSFSSVDVEDAAMPPCGGCGGCQK; this is translated from the coding sequence ATGCGGGCAGGTCTGGGATATGATGTGCACAAGCTTGTGGAAGGGCGGGATCTGATCCTCGGTGGCGTGAAGATTCCCTATGAGAAAGGATTGCTGGGACATTCGGATGCGGATGTGCTGCTGCATGCGATCATGGATGCGCTGCTGGGAGCGGCGGCTCTGGGGGATATCGGAAGACATTTTCCGGATTCCGACCCGGCTTATAAAGGCATTTCCAGCATCAAACTGCTGGAGCATGTGGGAAATCTGCTGGAAGAACATTTTTATGTGGTGGAAAATATCGACGCTACGATCATTGCGCAGCGGCCGAAGATGGCGCCGTACATTGAGCAGATGCGGAAAAACATTGCGGATACGCTGGGGCTGGATGTGGATCAGGTGAACGTGAAAGCTACCACGGAAGAGGGGCTGGGCTTTACCGGAACCGGGGAGGGCATTTCCTCCCAGGCCATCTGTTCCCTTCGGAAGCTGACCAGTTTTTCTTCTGTGGATGTGGAGGACGCGGCAATGCCGCCCTGCGGAGGCTGCGGCGGATGCCAGAAATAG
- the sdaAA gene encoding L-serine ammonia-lyase, iron-sulfur-dependent, subunit alpha has protein sequence MSFDALEQIVKQAGADGHGFFWAILEEDMEERQVSREESFGKMQQMYAAMRASDAAYDRKRKSASGFVGTDGDKLEQLVDRGQGICGSFMDQVMTRALKMGENNACMGRIVAAPTAGSCGVLPAVLLTWQDLYEEKQERMVEALYVAAGIGEVIASRASISGAEGGCQAEIGSASAMAAGALTYLRGGDPGAITHAAAMALKNLLGLACDPVAGLVEVPCVKRNVIGAVGAAAASEMAMAGIRSVIPPDEVIDAMQAIGRRMDVSIRETGEGGLAATPTGIRLTEKLREL, from the coding sequence ATGAGTTTTGATGCACTGGAACAGATCGTAAAACAGGCAGGCGCAGACGGCCATGGATTCTTCTGGGCAATTCTGGAGGAGGATATGGAGGAGCGGCAGGTATCCCGGGAGGAATCCTTTGGAAAAATGCAGCAGATGTATGCGGCCATGCGTGCCTCGGATGCCGCATATGACCGGAAGCGGAAATCGGCCAGCGGATTTGTGGGAACGGACGGGGACAAGCTGGAGCAGCTTGTGGACCGGGGTCAGGGGATCTGCGGCAGCTTTATGGATCAGGTCATGACACGGGCGCTGAAAATGGGTGAAAACAACGCCTGTATGGGCCGGATCGTGGCGGCGCCCACAGCCGGTTCCTGCGGCGTGCTTCCGGCAGTGCTGCTGACCTGGCAGGATCTTTACGAAGAAAAACAAGAACGGATGGTGGAAGCGCTTTATGTGGCAGCCGGGATCGGGGAGGTCATTGCTTCCCGGGCGTCTATTTCCGGTGCGGAGGGCGGCTGTCAGGCAGAGATCGGTTCCGCTTCTGCCATGGCGGCAGGGGCACTGACCTATTTGCGGGGCGGTGATCCCGGAGCCATCACCCATGCAGCGGCCATGGCGTTGAAAAATCTGCTGGGACTGGCCTGTGACCCGGTGGCGGGACTGGTGGAGGTGCCCTGTGTGAAGCGAAACGTCATCGGCGCAGTGGGGGCGGCGGCAGCCTCGGAGATGGCCATGGCGGGGATACGCAGTGTGATTCCGCCGGATGAGGTCATTGATGCCATGCAGGCCATCGGCCGACGGATGGACGTTTCTATCCGGGAGACCGGAGAGGGCGGCCTGGCGGCAACCCCCACGGGCATACGCCTGACAGAAAAACTGCGGGAATTGTAG